Proteins encoded within one genomic window of Bacillus sp. 1NLA3E:
- the miaB gene encoding tRNA (N6-isopentenyl adenosine(37)-C2)-methylthiotransferase MiaB — protein sequence MNEKQRLEGQQVQAANSSDKKSDKDYSKYFEAVYTPPSLKEAKSRGKEEVKYSRDFKIPEEFRGMGEGRKFYIRTYGCQMNEHDTEVMAGICLSLGYQPTDTVEDANVILLNTCAIRENAENKVFGEIGHLKVLKKERPDLLLGVCGCMSQEESVVNKILSKHPHIDMIFGTHNIHRLPNILQEAYMSKEMVVEVWSKEGDVIENLPKVRRGNIKAWVNIMYGCDKFCTYCIVPFTRGKERSRRPEDIIQEVRQLAAQGYQEITLLGQNVNAYGKDLTEMNYGLGNLMDEIRLMGVPRIRFSTSHPRDFDDHLIKVLAKKGNLMEHIHLPVQSGSTDVLKIMARKYTREQYLELVQKIKAAIPDVTLTTDIIVGYPNETEEQFEETMSLVREVGFEAAYTFIYSPREGTPAAKMHDNVPLEVKKERLQRLNTLVNEQSAEAMKQYKGQVVEVLVEGVSKNNSEVLAGYTRKSKLVNFNGPKTAIGKIVKVKITNTKTWSLNGEIVEEFEPVEVK from the coding sequence ATGAACGAGAAACAACGTTTGGAAGGTCAACAAGTACAGGCTGCAAATTCTTCGGACAAAAAATCCGATAAGGATTACAGCAAGTATTTTGAGGCTGTTTATACACCACCGTCCTTAAAAGAAGCGAAATCACGTGGTAAAGAAGAAGTAAAGTATTCGCGCGATTTTAAAATTCCTGAAGAATTTCGAGGGATGGGTGAAGGCAGAAAGTTCTATATTCGGACGTATGGCTGTCAGATGAATGAGCATGATACCGAAGTAATGGCGGGGATCTGTTTAAGTCTTGGCTATCAGCCGACTGATACCGTTGAAGATGCCAATGTGATCCTATTAAATACTTGTGCGATCCGAGAAAATGCCGAAAATAAGGTTTTCGGCGAAATTGGTCATTTAAAGGTACTAAAGAAGGAAAGGCCAGACCTGCTTCTTGGTGTTTGCGGTTGTATGTCTCAGGAAGAATCCGTTGTTAATAAAATTCTTTCTAAGCATCCACATATCGACATGATATTTGGCACACACAATATTCACCGTCTGCCCAATATTTTGCAAGAAGCATACATGTCTAAAGAGATGGTTGTAGAGGTATGGTCAAAGGAAGGCGACGTCATCGAAAACCTGCCAAAAGTACGCCGTGGTAATATTAAAGCTTGGGTTAATATCATGTATGGCTGCGATAAGTTTTGTACGTATTGTATTGTGCCATTTACTCGCGGAAAAGAACGAAGCCGTCGTCCTGAAGATATTATTCAAGAAGTCCGTCAATTGGCCGCTCAAGGTTATCAAGAAATAACATTACTTGGACAGAACGTCAATGCGTACGGTAAAGACTTAACGGAAATGAACTATGGTCTTGGAAATTTAATGGATGAAATTCGCCTTATGGGTGTTCCACGTATCCGTTTTTCGACCAGTCATCCGCGTGACTTTGATGACCATTTAATCAAAGTGTTAGCGAAAAAAGGGAATTTGATGGAACATATCCATTTACCTGTTCAATCCGGCTCGACAGATGTTTTGAAAATAATGGCCAGAAAATATACCCGCGAACAATATCTTGAACTTGTTCAAAAAATAAAGGCAGCTATCCCGGATGTGACGTTAACAACGGACATCATTGTTGGTTATCCGAATGAAACGGAAGAGCAGTTTGAAGAGACGATGTCTTTAGTTCGAGAAGTGGGATTTGAAGCAGCTTATACGTTTATTTATTCTCCGCGTGAGGGAACGCCGGCTGCAAAAATGCACGATAATGTGCCATTAGAAGTAAAAAAAGAACGGTTACAACGCCTAAACACCCTTGTCAATGAACAATCGGCAGAGGCGATGAAACAATATAAAGGTCAAGTAGTAGAAGTGTTAGTTGAAGGGGTAAGTAAAAACAACTCAGAAGTTTTGGCAGGCTACACTCGTAAAAGCAAACTAGTGAACTTCAACGGTCCAAAAACTGCAATTGGAAAAATAGTGAAGGTTAAGATTACCAACACAAAAACATGGTCTTTAAACGGAGAAATCGTGGAAGAATTTGAACCAGTTGAGGTGAAGTAA